A window from Patescibacteria group bacterium encodes these proteins:
- a CDS encoding methyltransferase domain-containing protein produces the protein MQNFSGPKELIDHLDIYGPQTVVDFGAGAGLLALPLAKKLSPENGKLYAIDIQEGPLEVLRNAARKAHLYHVETLRGNLEKAGGSKLKDSIADWVFVANVLFQAPDKKTILEEAFRILKDHGTLVVVEWHPETVHMVGPKRETRIPKSTLFDIVRASGFASLREFTLGEHHHGLIAKKT, from the coding sequence ATGCAAAACTTTAGCGGCCCCAAAGAACTTATCGACCATCTTGATATCTATGGCCCTCAGACGGTCGTTGATTTTGGCGCGGGCGCGGGACTGTTAGCGCTCCCGCTTGCAAAAAAATTATCACCCGAAAACGGCAAACTCTATGCGATCGATATCCAAGAAGGACCCCTCGAAGTACTGCGTAATGCAGCGCGCAAAGCACACCTCTATCATGTTGAGACCTTACGCGGCAATCTTGAGAAAGCCGGCGGCAGTAAACTGAAAGACAGTATCGCGGACTGGGTCTTTGTGGCAAATGTTCTTTTCCAGGCGCCCGATAAAAAAACGATCCTTGAAGAAGCGTTTCGTATACTTAAAGACCACGGTACACTGGTAGTAGTTGAGTGGCATCCGGAAACAGTACATATGGTTGGGCCAAAGCGCGAAACGCGAATCCCCAAATCAACCTTGTTTGATATCGTACGCGCTAGTGGCTTTGCCTCACTGCGCGAATTTACTCTCGGTGAACATCACCATGGGCTCATCGCCAAAAAAACATGA
- a CDS encoding TrbC/VirB2 family protein: MISFHKLFGKKPLSAILMVAALCVIAGTASAALDNISKSPTKSQDFAGILQGIADFVTTFGTPVAAFFIVLSGLMFVAARGNAQKLEEARTMFLWVLVGTAIIVGAGPIASMIIDFAKKL, encoded by the coding sequence ATGATCTCTTTCCACAAGCTGTTTGGCAAAAAACCACTCTCGGCTATACTAATGGTAGCGGCTCTCTGCGTCATAGCGGGCACGGCATCTGCGGCGCTCGATAATATCTCAAAGTCCCCTACCAAATCTCAAGACTTCGCAGGAATCTTGCAAGGGATCGCCGATTTTGTAACCACATTCGGCACTCCGGTAGCAGCATTCTTTATAGTGCTCAGCGGTCTCATGTTTGTTGCCGCACGAGGCAACGCGCAGAAACTCGAGGAGGCACGCACGATGTTTCTATGGGTTTTGGTGGGTACGGCTATTATCGTGGGCGCAGGACCCATCGCCTCTATGATCATTGACTTTGCAAAAAAGCTCTAG
- a CDS encoding S1 RNA-binding domain-containing protein, whose product MTQDTESTEGIASDKGAFSRISSEWRIPRVGDVVEGTILRAQGSVIFIDLGFGTGIIYGREFQEGRDMLRNKKEGDIIVSKIVDFENEQGYIELSIKEAGREKFWKEAAACVSEKRLLALKALEANRGGLVFEWAGTKGFLPLSQLSQKHYPRVEGGDKMKIFEELQKLVGEEFQLHLITADPREEKLIFSEKTLEPDGMKERLANYEVGTEYEGEVSGIVEFGVFVKLEEGLEGLVHISEIDWSLVENPNDLYKVGDKVKVKIIGVDADKVSLSIKALKPDPWKELKLEKGDIVEGVVTKLNKYGAFVKLPKQGGISGLSHVSEFESAQKMRDLVEIGKGYPFQIVVYQPESHKLSLAFLGKDGAEKKAE is encoded by the coding sequence ATGACTCAAGACACTGAAAGTACGGAAGGCATCGCCTCTGATAAGGGGGCGTTTTCACGCATAAGTTCTGAATGGCGTATCCCGCGTGTGGGGGATGTCGTTGAAGGTACTATTTTACGCGCTCAAGGCTCGGTTATCTTTATCGACCTCGGATTTGGTACTGGCATCATCTATGGCCGTGAGTTTCAGGAAGGTCGTGACATGCTTCGCAACAAAAAAGAGGGCGATATCATTGTCTCTAAAATCGTTGATTTTGAGAACGAGCAAGGATACATCGAGCTTTCTATAAAGGAAGCCGGTCGCGAGAAGTTTTGGAAAGAAGCTGCGGCATGTGTGTCTGAAAAGCGTCTTTTGGCGCTCAAAGCGCTTGAGGCAAACCGTGGCGGTTTGGTATTTGAGTGGGCGGGCACCAAAGGATTTTTGCCGCTCTCACAACTATCCCAAAAACATTACCCGCGCGTTGAAGGTGGCGACAAGATGAAAATTTTCGAAGAACTCCAAAAACTTGTCGGCGAAGAGTTTCAACTTCACCTTATTACCGCGGATCCTCGCGAAGAAAAACTTATTTTTTCGGAAAAAACACTCGAACCCGATGGCATGAAGGAGCGCCTCGCAAATTATGAGGTAGGCACTGAATACGAAGGTGAAGTTTCCGGTATCGTTGAATTCGGCGTATTCGTAAAACTCGAAGAAGGACTAGAAGGTCTCGTACATATTTCGGAGATTGATTGGTCTCTTGTCGAAAATCCTAACGATTTGTATAAGGTCGGTGATAAAGTGAAGGTAAAAATAATCGGCGTTGATGCTGATAAAGTTTCGCTTTCAATCAAAGCGCTCAAGCCTGATCCATGGAAAGAACTCAAACTTGAGAAGGGCGATATTGTAGAGGGCGTTGTCACGAAGCTCAATAAGTACGGCGCGTTTGTAAAACTTCCCAAGCAAGGCGGTATCTCAGGCCTCTCACATGTATCCGAATTTGAATCAGCACAAAAGATGCGCGATCTCGTAGAGATAGGTAAGGGGTACCCGTTTCAAATCGTGGTCTACCAACCAGAAAGCCACAAGCTCTCACTCGCGTTTCTCGGTAAAGACGGCGCAGAGAAAAAAGCAGAATAA
- a CDS encoding pilin → MRYQYFSIATLTLLLLALPLLTFAAAPEGGLVPVGCQTGCPCSFCDLYDLADNIIGFLLYIIAVPVAAGAFLYGGVLMLTSGGNPSQITKGRGVMTNAVIGMALAFFAWAIFNTILSTIGFGIKKASWYDIPKCDPGGGTASCNVDLGKEVVPEPPGPTVPPPSGGPPPPLGEGLSHQEARDMLRAAGIDISSSGNCEEDRPGCTYLGGLSQETINRIIQVDIGCNGCVTITGGTEPGHASHGADHPNTVDLRYSEGAVSSLRGNGLPTDANFGRGATCELGGRKVTCGSLPRPDHIHVEF, encoded by the coding sequence ATGAGATATCAATACTTCAGTATTGCCACCCTCACCCTCCTTCTCCTCGCGCTTCCCCTCCTTACCTTTGCCGCAGCACCAGAAGGTGGATTGGTACCAGTAGGATGTCAGACGGGTTGTCCGTGTTCGTTCTGTGATCTGTATGATCTTGCTGACAATATCATAGGGTTTTTGCTCTACATCATTGCCGTACCTGTTGCGGCAGGTGCTTTCTTGTATGGTGGAGTACTCATGCTGACATCGGGAGGCAATCCGAGTCAGATTACCAAAGGAAGAGGGGTGATGACCAATGCGGTTATTGGTATGGCATTGGCGTTCTTTGCATGGGCGATATTCAATACTATTCTTTCGACTATTGGGTTTGGTATTAAAAAAGCAAGTTGGTATGACATACCAAAGTGTGACCCTGGTGGTGGGACTGCGAGTTGTAATGTTGATTTGGGAAAAGAGGTGGTGCCCGAGCCGCCAGGGCCGACCGTCCCACCTCCTAGTGGAGGGCCGCCTCCACCCTTAGGCGAAGGTCTCTCGCATCAGGAAGCACGAGATATGTTACGCGCGGCAGGTATTGATATCTCCTCGTCAGGAAACTGCGAAGAAGATAGGCCCGGATGCACCTATCTGGGAGGACTATCGCAAGAAACTATCAACCGCATCATACAAGTTGATATAGGATGCAATGGCTGTGTTACAATTACGGGAGGAACCGAGCCGGGCCATGCCTCTCACGGTGCCGACCACCCAAACACCGTAGATCTCCGCTATAGTGAAGGAGCAGTCTCTTCATTGCGAGGCAATGGGCTACCTACAGATGCGAACTTTGGGCGCGGAGCTACCTGCGAACTTGGCGGCCGAAAAGTTACCTGCGGTAGCTTGCCCAGACCAGATCATATCCATGTTGAATTCTAA
- the gyrA gene encoding DNA gyrase subunit A, with the protein MKRKEPTEEPKKISYALHTQDITHEMRNAYIDYAMSVIVARALPDVRDGLKPVHRRILYTMKEMGLRSSAKYVKSARVVGDVLGKYHPHGDTAVYDAMVRMAQYFSMRYMLITGQGNFGSVDGDSPAAMRYTEAKMSRIADELLADIDKETVDFTPTYDGSREEPTVLPSRVPNLLLNGSFGIAVGMATSIPTHNLTELIDASLTLIDNPKATIEDLLVHVKGPDFPTGGMIFNKADIHQAYATGRGGVVMRGEADIVERGKGYSIAISSLPFQVNKAELVEKIADLVRDKKIEGIRDIRDESDKDGLSVVIDLKNDAYPQKVLNTLYKHTDLEKIFHFNMLALVGGIQPQTLSLKTYLEEFLKARLEVVERRTRHDLRIAEERAHILEGLKIALDHIDQIIATIKRSKDKDDAHKNLMQKFKLSDRQSTAILEMRLQALAALERQKIEDEYAQTKALIRELKAILEDPKRIRKVIKDELVEIKTKYGDKRKTKVIDGPVGTLNIEDLIPEEEQVVVMTQTGYLKRVRPQEFRAQKRGGKGLVGAEWREEDVVSQFVSAGTHDSILFFTSSGKTYEIKAYDIPEGSRTSKGKPAVNFLSLSPGEDITSILAIPKKRKGNLTSSLVMATKQGMMKKTNFDDFVDVRRSGILAMKLKKGDVLGWVRIVEKGDDIMLLSKKGLAIRFAETKTRVMGRQAQGIRGMRLKSTDELVGCEIIPKDGKNLEVLVASTNGFGKKTKVSEFKTQARGGSGIKAMNVTDKTGPLVAARLPEPAAEEFIAISEKGKALRSSLQQMPSLRRAAQGVRIMKLEAGDKLRSVAIL; encoded by the coding sequence ATGAAACGCAAAGAACCTACCGAAGAACCCAAAAAAATAAGCTACGCCCTCCACACTCAAGATATCACGCACGAGATGCGCAACGCGTATATCGACTATGCGATGAGTGTCATTGTCGCGCGCGCGCTACCTGATGTGCGCGACGGACTCAAACCGGTACACCGCCGTATTCTCTATACGATGAAGGAGATGGGCCTCCGTTCATCGGCAAAATATGTAAAATCGGCACGCGTGGTTGGTGATGTACTTGGTAAATATCATCCGCACGGCGACACCGCGGTCTATGACGCGATGGTACGCATGGCGCAGTACTTTAGCATGCGCTACATGTTGATTACCGGTCAGGGAAACTTTGGCTCCGTTGATGGTGACTCGCCCGCGGCTATGCGTTATACGGAGGCAAAAATGTCACGCATCGCCGATGAACTTTTAGCTGATATTGATAAGGAAACGGTTGATTTTACACCAACCTATGATGGTTCGCGCGAAGAACCTACGGTACTGCCCTCACGCGTACCCAATCTACTGCTCAATGGTTCGTTTGGTATCGCAGTTGGTATGGCGACGAGTATTCCTACGCATAACCTCACCGAGCTTATCGATGCATCACTCACCCTTATCGATAACCCAAAAGCAACTATTGAAGATCTCCTGGTTCATGTCAAAGGCCCTGACTTTCCTACGGGCGGCATGATTTTTAACAAGGCGGATATTCACCAAGCGTACGCCACCGGTAGAGGTGGCGTCGTCATGCGTGGTGAGGCAGATATCGTCGAGCGCGGCAAAGGGTATAGTATCGCTATCTCATCGCTCCCCTTTCAAGTAAACAAAGCTGAACTCGTTGAAAAAATAGCCGACCTTGTGCGCGATAAAAAAATTGAAGGCATCAGAGATATCCGTGACGAATCAGACAAAGATGGCCTCTCGGTGGTTATTGATTTAAAAAATGACGCCTACCCGCAAAAAGTACTCAATACACTCTACAAGCATACGGATCTCGAAAAGATTTTTCATTTCAATATGCTCGCACTGGTCGGTGGGATCCAACCACAAACGCTCTCACTCAAAACCTATCTCGAAGAATTTTTAAAAGCGCGCCTTGAGGTAGTCGAGCGTCGAACGCGCCATGATCTGCGCATCGCCGAAGAACGCGCGCATATTTTAGAAGGTCTCAAAATAGCACTTGATCATATCGATCAGATAATCGCTACCATCAAGCGCTCGAAAGATAAGGATGACGCGCACAAAAACTTGATGCAGAAATTTAAGCTCTCCGATCGCCAATCAACCGCAATCCTTGAAATGCGCTTGCAAGCACTCGCCGCGCTCGAACGCCAAAAGATTGAAGATGAATACGCTCAAACAAAAGCTCTTATACGCGAGCTCAAAGCAATTCTCGAAGACCCAAAGCGCATTCGCAAGGTCATCAAAGATGAATTGGTAGAGATTAAAACAAAATACGGCGACAAGCGCAAAACCAAAGTTATCGATGGTCCCGTGGGCACCCTCAATATCGAAGACTTGATACCCGAAGAAGAGCAGGTCGTTGTGATGACACAGACGGGATACCTCAAGCGTGTCCGACCACAGGAATTTCGCGCACAAAAACGCGGCGGCAAAGGTCTTGTGGGCGCCGAATGGAGAGAAGAAGATGTCGTCTCACAATTTGTCTCAGCCGGCACTCATGACTCGATCTTATTTTTCACAAGCTCGGGCAAAACCTACGAGATAAAGGCCTATGACATCCCTGAGGGTTCGCGCACCTCAAAAGGCAAGCCGGCGGTCAACTTCTTATCACTCTCGCCGGGCGAAGATATAACCTCAATTCTTGCTATCCCTAAGAAGCGGAAGGGAAACCTTACTTCTTCATTGGTGATGGCTACCAAACAAGGTATGATGAAGAAAACAAACTTCGATGATTTTGTCGATGTACGCCGTTCGGGCATCCTCGCTATGAAACTCAAAAAAGGTGATGTGCTCGGATGGGTGCGTATCGTCGAGAAGGGTGATGATATCATGCTCCTTAGTAAAAAAGGTCTTGCGATACGGTTTGCCGAAACAAAAACGCGCGTGATGGGCAGACAAGCACAAGGCATTCGCGGCATGCGGCTTAAGTCGACCGATGAACTTGTTGGCTGTGAGATCATACCGAAAGACGGCAAAAACCTAGAGGTTCTGGTCGCGAGTACCAATGGCTTTGGTAAAAAAACCAAAGTGAGTGAATTTAAAACACAGGCAAGAGGCGGATCAGGTATCAAAGCAATGAATGTTACTGACAAGACAGGTCCCTTGGTCGCCGCTCGTCTCCCCGAACCGGCAGCTGAAGAATTTATCGCAATCTCTGAGAAAGGTAAGGCTCTCCGTTCATCCTTACAACAGATGCCATCACTCAGGCGCGCCGCGCAAGGCGTGCGCATTATGAAGCTCGAGGCAGGCGACAAACTGCGCTCAGTAGCAATCCTCTAA
- a CDS encoding MBL fold metallo-hydrolase, which yields MVVSYYGLSCLKLQSGDAVIVADPFGKGAQFPAPRFEARVVFFTDPEAKKDISIAGEPRVFGIPGEYEAGDISFVGFGSTGVTPFLVEWEGIRSLFLGTLSDVETADMIIDFAGTVDILYLVPSGTPSALQKIVSNIDPRIVVPLMGDGVKKSAFDNFVKELGEKPEKMDKLTIKKKGLPAEGQRVVILERA from the coding sequence ATGGTTGTGAGCTATTATGGGCTCTCCTGCCTCAAGCTTCAGTCAGGAGATGCGGTCATCGTTGCCGATCCGTTCGGTAAAGGAGCCCAATTCCCCGCCCCTCGCTTCGAGGCACGGGTGGTCTTTTTTACTGATCCGGAGGCAAAGAAAGATATTTCTATCGCGGGTGAGCCGCGTGTCTTCGGGATCCCTGGTGAATATGAAGCGGGCGATATTTCATTTGTAGGGTTTGGATCTACGGGTGTTACTCCATTTCTCGTCGAGTGGGAAGGCATCCGGTCGCTCTTTTTGGGCACCCTGAGTGATGTCGAGACAGCTGATATGATCATTGATTTTGCTGGTACCGTTGACATCTTATACCTCGTACCATCAGGTACGCCGTCGGCTCTCCAAAAGATCGTATCAAATATCGATCCGCGCATCGTCGTACCATTGATGGGTGACGGGGTGAAAAAGAGCGCGTTTGATAATTTTGTTAAAGAACTTGGCGAGAAACCTGAGAAGATGGATAAGCTTACCATAAAGAAAAAAGGTCTCCCCGCCGAAGGTCAGCGTGTCGTTATCCTCGAGCGTGCATAA
- a CDS encoding phospholipid carrier-dependent glycosyltransferase encodes MMKNRDVLLGALIFFVAFLLRAPFFWYPDSTVLDEGIYATYISNIIYDRPYFELHPPLPNIIMASVARNFSFDYKIFRGTGVPFGDFPFAALRFVNIIFGSLLAVLVFISARLLWADRSFAVIAGLGIALDNALIVYSRTLLPDMMLVTFGMAGIMTYLWYERRGGLAKLILASIFFGAAFSIKWIGLAFLGTVILASLWHKKYKDIGVLGVGAVAVYIAVFFIFFGQFSGGFLADRFSFDAVPALAYPAPWSIGETITFLPRYTEIMYQANYTVDEHPHSSRPWEWPLGQGMVGMWGRGERAIALSPNFAGWGTVFISVVFACTMLVSGRLPAPALFALVGYMISFVPFFAIGRPFFMYHYFMALTFGWLLAPWALEELRGIILPRATHKSARVLFALFLIAGFLLASRYTYGI; translated from the coding sequence ATGATGAAAAATCGAGATGTACTTTTGGGCGCGCTTATTTTTTTCGTAGCGTTTTTGTTGCGCGCGCCATTCTTTTGGTATCCTGACAGCACGGTGCTCGACGAAGGTATTTACGCGACCTATATCTCCAATATAATTTACGATAGGCCGTACTTTGAACTCCACCCGCCGCTGCCAAATATTATTATGGCGAGCGTCGCGCGCAACTTTTCTTTTGACTATAAGATATTTCGTGGCACGGGCGTCCCGTTTGGAGATTTTCCATTCGCCGCTCTACGGTTCGTAAATATTATTTTTGGCTCGCTGTTGGCTGTGTTGGTATTTATATCAGCACGGCTTTTATGGGCGGATAGATCTTTTGCAGTTATCGCGGGGCTTGGTATCGCGCTCGATAACGCACTCATTGTGTACTCACGCACTCTTTTGCCTGACATGATGCTCGTGACTTTTGGCATGGCGGGTATCATGACATATCTTTGGTATGAGCGTAGGGGTGGCCTCGCCAAACTCATACTCGCTAGTATTTTTTTTGGCGCCGCGTTTTCTATCAAATGGATTGGTCTGGCGTTTTTGGGTACGGTGATACTCGCTTCTCTGTGGCACAAAAAATACAAAGATATCGGGGTGCTGGGCGTTGGCGCGGTGGCGGTGTATATCGCAGTATTTTTTATATTCTTCGGGCAGTTTTCAGGTGGGTTTCTTGCCGATCGATTTTCGTTTGACGCGGTACCCGCGCTCGCGTACCCGGCGCCATGGAGCATTGGCGAGACGATAACCTTTCTACCCCGCTACACTGAGATTATGTATCAGGCAAATTATACGGTAGACGAGCATCCACACTCATCGCGGCCGTGGGAGTGGCCGTTGGGGCAAGGGATGGTGGGTATGTGGGGTAGAGGTGAGCGGGCCATAGCCCTTAGTCCAAACTTTGCCGGGTGGGGTACGGTGTTTATCAGCGTCGTTTTTGCATGCACTATGCTTGTCTCGGGGCGTCTGCCTGCCCCCGCACTTTTCGCGCTTGTAGGATATATGATAAGTTTTGTACCGTTTTTTGCTATCGGTAGGCCATTTTTTATGTATCACTATTTTATGGCGCTGACATTTGGTTGGCTCCTCGCTCCGTGGGCATTAGAAGAGTTGCGAGGCATCATACTGCCGCGCGCTACACATAAAAGTGCTCGTGTCCTCTTTGCTCTTTTCTTGATCGCCGGATTTCTTTTGGCATCGCGCTATACCTACGGTATATAG
- a CDS encoding transglycosylase SLT domain-containing protein: protein MKKSSAIFTLTLLLLALPLLTFAAAPEGGLVPVGCQTGCPCSFCDLYDLADNIIGFLLYIIAVPVAAGAFLYGGVLMLTSGGNPSQITKGRGVMTNAVIGMALAFFAWAIFNTILSTIGFGIKKASWYDIPKCDPGGGTASCNVDLGKEVTVDPVGPVLAGRNFTGNIDDGCFRDGVNICGADGSDLLNGNEGLHQEAKSASMADLARYESVINALAAQYGVDPDRIRAIIAAESSGNENATHQDRDGKSSYGLMQVRMDTACQIDPPLCSLSPAEARERLSAPSYNLEMGIAYYKQMLNKYGGDETLASAAYNGGPGANNNSTNCPGQLRWQCEWDDDPAVSGTCNSSVSTAGCKRNTGYQVTRDYTGKLNDLENQYRGN, encoded by the coding sequence ATGAAAAAAAGTAGCGCGATTTTCACCCTCACCCTCCTTCTCCTCGCGCTTCCCCTCCTTACCTTTGCCGCAGCACCAGAAGGTGGATTGGTACCAGTAGGATGTCAGACGGGTTGTCCGTGTTCGTTCTGTGATCTGTATGATCTTGCTGACAATATCATAGGGTTTTTGCTCTACATCATTGCCGTACCTGTTGCGGCAGGTGCTTTCTTGTATGGTGGAGTACTCATGCTGACATCGGGAGGCAATCCGAGTCAGATTACCAAAGGAAGAGGGGTGATGACCAATGCGGTTATTGGTATGGCATTGGCGTTCTTTGCATGGGCGATATTCAATACTATTCTTTCGACTATTGGGTTTGGTATTAAAAAAGCAAGTTGGTATGACATACCAAAGTGTGACCCTGGTGGTGGGACTGCGAGTTGTAATGTTGATTTGGGAAAAGAGGTGACAGTGGATCCAGTGGGGCCGGTACTTGCAGGTAGAAATTTTACCGGAAATATCGATGATGGGTGCTTTCGTGATGGCGTTAATATCTGCGGAGCCGATGGGTCCGATCTCCTCAATGGTAACGAAGGACTCCACCAAGAGGCGAAATCTGCTTCTATGGCTGATCTCGCGCGCTATGAAAGCGTCATCAATGCATTGGCCGCACAGTATGGCGTTGATCCTGATCGTATTCGTGCCATTATTGCCGCTGAATCGTCAGGCAACGAAAATGCGACACACCAAGACCGCGACGGCAAATCATCCTACGGACTCATGCAAGTCCGTATGGATACTGCGTGCCAGATAGACCCGCCACTTTGCAGTCTGTCGCCTGCCGAAGCGCGAGAGCGTTTGAGTGCGCCGTCATATAATCTTGAAATGGGTATCGCATACTATAAACAAATGCTCAATAAATATGGCGGCGATGAGACGCTTGCATCTGCCGCTTACAATGGTGGTCCAGGAGCAAATAACAATAGTACAAATTGCCCCGGGCAACTGCGCTGGCAATGCGAATGGGATGATGATCCGGCCGTCTCCGGCACCTGCAATAGTAGCGTGTCAACTGCTGGTTGCAAAAGAAACACGGGCTATCAAGTTACTCGCGATTACACGGGAAAGCTGAATGATCTTGAAAACCAATACCGTGGAAATTAA
- a CDS encoding ribosome-binding factor A produces the protein MNERRRERLTAFLQEALSEFFLRECSFAPGVFVSVQFVDLNETSSRAAISVSVFPDEARDGVAEELKTRENEATHFVRQKLDNKYTPAIRFSVR, from the coding sequence ATGAACGAGAGGCGTAGAGAAAGGCTTACCGCATTTTTGCAAGAAGCGCTTTCCGAATTCTTTTTGCGCGAATGTTCGTTTGCGCCCGGCGTGTTTGTTTCAGTGCAGTTCGTTGATCTCAATGAAACTTCTTCGCGGGCCGCTATTTCGGTTAGCGTTTTTCCCGATGAGGCTCGCGATGGGGTTGCCGAAGAGCTCAAAACACGGGAAAATGAAGCGACACATTTCGTGCGTCAAAAGCTCGACAACAAGTATACTCCCGCGATACGATTTAGTGTGCGGTAG
- a CDS encoding extracellular solute-binding protein: protein MKNKVQIIAIIVSIIVIIASLIVFSSTGEPRPVGFGDVKEVIIWGVDDPMLFEEAVEDYTDQFHKKVTYIEKDPRTFDRDLLEAIAAGESPQAIITSTDWIAKNRDKIAPPKQSIVRAEDVEMAFADLATIALVEHKKVENKPDEKTVWGLPLWIDPLVLFWNKDLFNQSLVAVSPATWHDFLSTSNKIKELGAGGTILRSGASLGRARNIPLHKEILALLLLQQGASLEEALFADTTNQGPISLSVLRFYTDYGKPGTAAYTWHGVLAEPRELFIEGKLGMMLDHYSYKKELEDKNPHRAFDISPVPQTQGGKLAYVADVRAITIPKGASEQDAAWAFARFLVSEPELKKIISRGVVVAARRDLIAVDSLPEILKRSVLNAKSSFEQYPKENAPIIKEMIESIANGRLLPSEAVSEARLKRKRLIDEKK, encoded by the coding sequence ATGAAAAACAAAGTACAAATCATTGCCATCATCGTCTCGATTATTGTCATAATTGCTTCGCTCATTGTATTTTCTAGTACGGGAGAACCCCGACCCGTAGGTTTTGGTGATGTCAAAGAAGTTATCATTTGGGGCGTTGACGACCCAATGCTCTTTGAAGAAGCGGTAGAAGACTACACAGATCAATTTCATAAAAAAGTAACCTACATCGAAAAAGATCCGCGCACCTTTGATCGCGATCTGCTCGAGGCAATCGCCGCAGGTGAAAGTCCGCAGGCGATTATCACCTCAACCGATTGGATAGCAAAAAACCGCGACAAGATAGCCCCACCCAAACAATCAATTGTACGCGCAGAAGATGTGGAGATGGCATTTGCCGACCTTGCGACCATAGCGCTCGTTGAGCACAAAAAAGTTGAGAACAAACCTGATGAAAAAACCGTATGGGGACTCCCCTTATGGATTGACCCTTTGGTGCTTTTTTGGAATAAAGATCTTTTTAATCAATCACTTGTCGCCGTCTCACCCGCTACCTGGCATGACTTTCTAAGTACCTCAAATAAAATAAAAGAACTTGGTGCAGGAGGTACCATACTTCGCTCAGGTGCGTCATTGGGACGCGCACGCAATATACCACTCCACAAAGAGATACTCGCATTGTTACTTCTCCAACAGGGCGCTTCCCTTGAAGAAGCACTCTTTGCGGATACCACCAACCAAGGTCCGATATCATTGAGTGTACTACGCTTTTATACCGATTACGGCAAACCAGGTACGGCTGCCTACACTTGGCACGGTGTACTTGCCGAGCCTCGTGAGCTTTTTATCGAAGGCAAGCTTGGCATGATGCTTGATCACTATTCGTACAAAAAAGAACTGGAGGATAAAAATCCTCATCGTGCGTTTGATATTTCACCCGTACCACAAACGCAAGGTGGCAAACTGGCCTATGTCGCCGATGTGCGTGCAATCACCATACCCAAAGGAGCATCGGAGCAAGATGCCGCGTGGGCTTTCGCGCGCTTTCTTGTCAGTGAACCGGAACTCAAAAAAATCATTTCTCGAGGTGTCGTTGTCGCGGCGCGGCGTGACCTCATCGCCGTTGACTCACTGCCAGAGATTCTCAAAAGATCAGTTCTCAATGCAAAATCATCGTTTGAACAGTATCCAAAAGAAAACGCGCCCATCATCAAAGAGATGATCGAGAGTATTGCTAACGGGCGGCTTTTACCGTCAGAAGCAGTGAGTGAAGCGCGATTAAAACGCAAGCGTCTCATCGATGAAAAAAAGTAG
- a CDS encoding pilin, which translates to MLNSKTLTPLIAFLTPLFANAEKLTLNYKELLDLKCTTIPACLELLFKAAVDVAFPIAVVFILWSGFLFVSAGGNPEKIKTARTTLLWALIGLTVVIGAWTLSVAFKDSFLGL; encoded by the coding sequence ATGTTGAATTCTAAAACACTCACACCTCTCATAGCATTTTTGACACCGCTTTTCGCAAACGCGGAGAAGCTTACCTTGAACTACAAAGAACTCCTTGACCTCAAATGCACTACGATCCCGGCATGCCTCGAGCTTCTCTTTAAAGCAGCTGTTGATGTCGCCTTCCCTATTGCTGTCGTCTTTATCCTCTGGTCGGGGTTTCTCTTTGTCTCGGCAGGTGGTAACCCTGAGAAGATAAAAACAGCGCGTACAACGCTCCTTTGGGCGCTTATAGGTCTTACGGTCGTGATCGGTGCATGGACGCTTTCGGTCGCCTTTAAGGACTCATTCCTCGGCCTCTAA